From a region of the uncultured Desulfatiglans sp. genome:
- the fixB gene encoding Protein FixB, which yields MAQGVWTVAEQREGEIRKITYEVISEGRRLADALGQSLTVVLLGNGIKDKAAALAQYGADRVLVAEDQRLETYTTDAYTAVIGQLVKAEEPAILLMGASVQGKDLSSRLAARLDVAVAQDCTAFAVEDGNLVATRPIYAGKAYAQVTFEQSWPQMATARPNVMSVNEPDASRTAEVVDAQFQLDDAELKTKVVEAIKDASGKIDLTEADKIVSGGRGMKGPENYAILEELAQLIGASVGASRSAVDAGWRSHTDQVGQTGKVVSPNLYIACGISGAIQHLAGMGTSKVIVAINKDPDAPIFQKADYGVVGDLFDVVPALTEEIKKIL from the coding sequence ATGGCACAGGGAGTATGGACAGTCGCTGAACAGCGTGAAGGAGAGATCCGGAAGATCACCTATGAGGTCATCAGTGAAGGGCGGCGCCTGGCGGATGCGCTTGGCCAATCTTTGACCGTGGTTCTTCTCGGCAACGGGATCAAGGACAAGGCGGCGGCTCTGGCCCAGTATGGAGCGGACAGGGTTCTGGTGGCGGAGGATCAGAGACTCGAAACGTATACAACCGACGCTTACACCGCGGTTATCGGCCAGTTGGTGAAGGCGGAAGAGCCCGCAATACTCTTGATGGGCGCCTCCGTACAGGGGAAGGATCTGTCTTCCAGACTGGCTGCACGGCTGGATGTCGCGGTTGCCCAGGATTGCACCGCCTTTGCCGTGGAGGACGGCAACCTGGTTGCAACCCGGCCCATTTATGCAGGCAAGGCCTATGCCCAGGTGACATTCGAACAGAGCTGGCCGCAGATGGCTACGGCCCGTCCGAATGTCATGAGCGTCAACGAACCGGATGCTTCGAGGACGGCCGAGGTGGTCGATGCCCAGTTCCAACTCGACGATGCAGAGCTGAAAACCAAGGTCGTCGAGGCCATCAAGGATGCGAGCGGCAAGATAGATCTGACGGAAGCGGACAAGATCGTTTCCGGAGGTCGCGGGATGAAGGGCCCTGAAAACTACGCGATTCTGGAAGAACTCGCCCAGTTGATCGGCGCCAGTGTCGGTGCGTCGCGCTCCGCGGTGGACGCAGGATGGAGGTCGCACACCGATCAGGTCGGTCAGACAGGCAAGGTCGTTTCGCCCAATCTCTACATCGCCTGCGGAATTTCGGGCGCAATCCAGCACCTTGCAGGGATGGGGACATCCAAGGTGATCGTCGCGATCAACAAGGATCCCGATGCACCCATCTTCCAAAAGGCTGATTACGGGGTCGTCGGTGACCTGTTCGACGTGGTTCCGGCTTTGACAGAAGAAATCAAGAAGATCTTATAG
- a CDS encoding hypothetical protein (Evidence 5 : Unknown function), giving the protein MDISPDHKETGLRGIVTARKCSHCGHHEIGLVTLQGVFHPLLPGMLVQLLEPAAPTPTAPEPQPRHEPPRAETVPETPVTEVEKRPWAPEPVLGIASLRLKYGVFLPEQDEGSTLDGPRYIAAYIEKIAVLAAKEEHPWTAVLLDQYLKAAYLAYDDPRQTAQALWSQIEEIRRPAEQVADWLESPDEAKRRSLLGVIAPERDAVMQPVSTVDFAAELESLTLERFLELL; this is encoded by the coding sequence ATGGATATCTCACCTGACCACAAGGAAACAGGACTGAGAGGCATTGTGACCGCACGAAAGTGCTCCCATTGCGGCCACCATGAAATTGGACTGGTCACCCTCCAGGGGGTCTTTCACCCGCTTCTTCCCGGAATGCTGGTTCAATTACTCGAGCCGGCAGCCCCCACGCCTACTGCGCCCGAACCTCAACCTCGCCATGAGCCCCCGCGCGCGGAGACCGTTCCGGAGACCCCCGTCACGGAGGTCGAAAAAAGGCCCTGGGCACCTGAACCTGTCCTGGGCATTGCGTCACTGCGATTGAAATACGGTGTTTTTCTTCCCGAGCAGGATGAGGGGTCGACCTTGGACGGCCCGCGATATATTGCCGCTTACATCGAAAAGATCGCTGTTCTGGCCGCCAAAGAAGAACATCCGTGGACTGCCGTTTTACTCGATCAATACTTGAAGGCGGCCTATCTCGCCTACGATGATCCAAGACAGACAGCCCAAGCCCTTTGGAGTCAAATCGAGGAAATCCGACGCCCCGCCGAGCAGGTCGCTGACTGGCTGGAGAGCCCTGACGAGGCCAAAAGGAGGTCCTTGCTCGGAGTCATCGCCCCGGAAAGAGATGCCGTTATGCAGCCCGTCTCGACTGTCGATTTCGCCGCCGAATTAGAGTCGCTCACGCTGGAGCGCTTTCTGGAATTGTTATAA